A window of Haloarchaeobius litoreus contains these coding sequences:
- a CDS encoding 30S ribosomal protein S27ae, whose translation MARHEYYNDDGEAERELCPRCGDTFLGDHGDRKHCGKCSYTEWE comes from the coding sequence ATGGCACGCCACGAGTACTACAACGACGACGGCGAGGCCGAGCGAGAGCTGTGTCCGCGCTGTGGCGACACGTTCCTCGGCGACCACGGCGACCGCAAGCACTGCGGGAAGTGCTCCTACACCGAGTGGGAGTAG
- a CDS encoding bifunctional N(6)-L-threonylcarbamoyladenine synthase/serine/threonine protein kinase: protein MHVLGVEGTAWCASAACYDAEADDVLIESDAYEPESGGIHPREAAEHMQEALPAVVERVLEQVDDPIDAVAFSRGPGLGPCLRIVGTTARALAGALDVPLVGVNHMVAHLEIGRHRSGFSSPVCLNASGANAHLLGYRDGRYRVLGETMDTGVGNAIDKFTRHVGWSHPGGPKVEAHAADGSFVDLPYVVKGMDFSFSGIMSAAKQASDDGTPVEDVCFSLQEHIFGMLTEVSERALSLTGSDELVLGGGVGQNARLRGMLETMCEQRGADFFAPEPRFLRDNAGMIAVLGAKMYAAGDTLAIPESRVDPNFRPDEVPVTWRDDDEDVAIAPESGPVRGAEAVVEFDGDTVRKRRVPKRYRHPDLDATLRSERTTQEARLTSLARRVGVPTPVVRDVDVGSATIEFEYVGAADLRDALSAARVRDVGRHLATIHAAGFVHGDPTTRNVRVGGDDDRTYLVDFGLGYHTDHVEDYAMDLHVFDQSLVGTADAPDELRDVVRDGYREAGDEQVLTRLQDIEGRGRYR from the coding sequence ATGCACGTCCTCGGCGTCGAGGGCACGGCCTGGTGCGCCAGTGCCGCCTGCTACGACGCTGAGGCCGACGACGTTCTCATCGAGTCCGACGCCTACGAACCGGAGAGCGGCGGCATCCACCCGCGCGAGGCCGCCGAGCACATGCAGGAGGCCCTGCCAGCGGTCGTCGAGCGCGTCCTCGAACAGGTCGACGACCCCATCGACGCGGTCGCCTTCTCGCGCGGGCCCGGACTCGGCCCCTGCCTGCGCATCGTCGGGACCACGGCCCGGGCGCTGGCCGGGGCGCTCGACGTACCGCTCGTCGGCGTCAACCACATGGTCGCGCACCTCGAAATCGGCCGCCACCGGTCGGGATTCTCCTCGCCGGTCTGTCTGAACGCCAGCGGCGCGAACGCCCACCTGCTCGGCTACCGCGACGGCCGCTACCGCGTGCTCGGCGAGACGATGGACACCGGCGTCGGCAACGCCATCGACAAGTTCACCCGCCACGTCGGCTGGTCGCACCCGGGCGGGCCGAAGGTCGAGGCCCACGCCGCCGACGGCTCGTTCGTCGACCTCCCGTACGTCGTCAAGGGGATGGACTTCTCCTTCTCGGGCATCATGTCCGCGGCGAAGCAGGCCTCCGACGACGGCACCCCGGTCGAGGACGTCTGCTTCTCGCTGCAGGAGCACATCTTCGGGATGCTGACCGAGGTGTCCGAGCGTGCGCTATCGCTGACCGGCAGCGACGAGCTCGTCCTCGGGGGCGGTGTCGGCCAGAACGCCCGCCTCCGCGGGATGCTCGAGACGATGTGCGAGCAGCGCGGCGCGGACTTCTTCGCGCCCGAACCCCGGTTCCTGCGCGACAACGCCGGGATGATAGCCGTCCTCGGCGCGAAGATGTACGCGGCCGGGGACACGCTCGCCATCCCCGAGTCGCGCGTCGACCCGAACTTCCGGCCCGACGAGGTGCCGGTCACGTGGCGGGACGACGACGAGGACGTCGCCATCGCCCCCGAGTCGGGGCCGGTCCGCGGTGCCGAGGCCGTCGTCGAGTTCGACGGCGACACGGTTCGAAAACGGCGCGTCCCGAAGCGCTACCGCCACCCCGACCTCGACGCGACGCTGCGGAGCGAGCGCACGACACAGGAAGCCCGGCTGACGAGTCTCGCCCGGCGGGTCGGCGTCCCGACGCCGGTCGTCCGCGACGTCGACGTCGGGTCGGCCACCATCGAGTTCGAGTACGTCGGCGCGGCGGACCTGCGCGACGCCCTCTCGGCGGCACGGGTCCGCGACGTTGGACGCCACCTCGCAACGATCCACGCCGCCGGGTTCGTCCACGGCGACCCAACCACCCGGAACGTCCGGGTCGGCGGCGACGACGACCGCACGTACCTCGTGGACTTCGGCCTCGGCTACCACACCGACCACGTCGAGGACTACGCGATGGACCTGCACGTCTTCGACCAGAGCCTCGTCGGGACCGCCGACGCCCCCGACGAGCTCCGGGACGTCGTCCGCGACGGCTACCGCGAGGCCGGCGACGAGCAGGTGCTCACGCGGCTGCAGGACATCGAAGGCCGCGGTCGGTACCGGTGA
- a CDS encoding PIN domain-containing protein, translated as MSTRVALDTNALMMPVELDVRLFDELDRLVEGADPVAPQAVVEELRRLSEKGGEEGTAANVGHDLVTERCLIVDTEESYADDAIVELAREGHAAYVVTNDLPLRDRVLDAGVPVIALRGKNKLAVTQP; from the coding sequence ATGTCGACACGGGTCGCCCTCGACACGAACGCGCTCATGATGCCCGTCGAGCTGGACGTGCGGCTGTTCGACGAGCTGGACCGCCTCGTGGAGGGTGCCGACCCGGTCGCGCCGCAGGCAGTCGTCGAGGAGCTCCGTCGCCTCTCAGAGAAGGGCGGCGAAGAGGGGACCGCCGCCAACGTCGGTCACGACCTCGTCACGGAACGCTGCCTCATCGTCGACACGGAGGAATCGTACGCCGACGACGCCATCGTCGAACTCGCCCGCGAGGGCCACGCCGCGTACGTCGTCACGAACGACCTGCCCCTGCGCGACCGCGTCCTCGACGCGGGCGTTCCGGTAATAGCTTTACGGGGCAAGAACAAACTTGCAGTAACTCAACCATAA
- a CDS encoding SLC13 family permease: MAVPEPTTAMLVVFAITAVALLSFVAEVVSPDVTALSVLVSLVVLEPWTTVGPATAISGFASAATVTIMAMYMLSEGVQRTGAVQWLGAVLARVTDGNERRVLAATVGTTGPLAGIVNNTPVVAVFIPMISDLAEESHLSPSKFLIPLSYAAMLGGTLTLIGTSTNIVASDLVATDLVPDHGPIGMFELTPLGVVVLLVGSVYLLTVAPRLLPERVPATLDVTDTYEVSDYLAQVRVRESSALVGQRVEDAFTSMDLDVDVLQLVRDEEVFIAPGSDRDIVAGDVLTVRANLQDVNRFAEAYDLRQLPREEVSGDSLSAPWIRGELLELVIPPESEFVGDTLAELRFRERYGGTVMAIRRGSRVTHERLDAFELSGGDSLLVYATSTAAELLADEDEVLVTRGPADETEKPALSPKTPVAVGILLTVIGLAAFTHFPIVVTALGGVVAMVVTGCLDIDDAYDAVSWNVIFLLAGILPLSAALQASGGADYLADLLVLLAEGADLLLVVGAFYVLTGLLANVITPVASVALLVPVAAQSANELGADPFSFVLAVTFAGSTAFMTPIGYQTNLMVYGPGGYRFTDYLRVGAPLQLLLAVVTTLGIGVLWPPG, translated from the coding sequence ATGGCCGTCCCAGAACCCACGACGGCGATGCTCGTGGTGTTCGCCATCACCGCCGTAGCGCTGCTGTCGTTCGTGGCGGAGGTCGTCTCCCCGGACGTGACGGCGCTCTCGGTGCTCGTCTCCCTGGTCGTCCTCGAACCGTGGACAACCGTCGGCCCGGCGACGGCCATCTCCGGCTTCGCGAGTGCCGCGACCGTGACCATCATGGCGATGTACATGTTGAGCGAGGGAGTCCAGCGGACCGGCGCGGTCCAGTGGCTCGGTGCGGTCCTCGCCCGCGTGACCGACGGCAACGAGCGGCGCGTCCTCGCCGCGACGGTCGGAACGACGGGGCCACTCGCCGGCATCGTCAACAACACGCCGGTCGTCGCCGTCTTCATCCCGATGATCAGCGACCTCGCCGAGGAGAGCCACCTCTCACCGTCGAAGTTCCTCATCCCGCTCTCCTACGCCGCCATGCTCGGGGGAACGCTGACGCTCATCGGGACATCGACGAACATCGTCGCCTCCGACCTCGTCGCGACCGACCTGGTGCCCGACCACGGTCCCATCGGGATGTTCGAACTCACGCCGCTGGGGGTCGTCGTCCTGCTCGTCGGGAGCGTCTACCTGTTGACGGTCGCCCCGCGACTGCTCCCCGAGCGGGTGCCGGCGACGCTCGACGTGACCGACACCTACGAGGTCAGCGACTACCTCGCGCAGGTCCGGGTCCGGGAGTCCTCCGCGCTGGTCGGCCAGCGCGTCGAGGACGCCTTCACGTCGATGGACCTCGACGTCGACGTGCTCCAGCTCGTCCGCGACGAGGAGGTGTTCATCGCGCCCGGCAGCGACCGCGACATCGTGGCTGGCGACGTGCTCACCGTCCGCGCGAACCTGCAGGACGTGAACCGCTTCGCGGAGGCGTACGACCTCCGGCAGCTTCCCCGCGAGGAGGTGAGCGGCGACAGCCTGAGCGCGCCGTGGATACGCGGCGAACTGCTCGAACTCGTCATCCCTCCGGAGTCGGAGTTCGTGGGCGATACCCTCGCCGAACTGCGGTTCCGGGAACGGTACGGCGGAACGGTTATGGCCATCCGACGCGGGAGTCGGGTCACCCACGAGCGTCTCGACGCGTTCGAACTCTCGGGCGGCGACTCCCTGCTCGTCTACGCCACCTCGACGGCGGCCGAACTGCTCGCGGACGAGGACGAGGTACTGGTGACGCGCGGGCCGGCCGACGAGACGGAGAAGCCCGCGCTCTCGCCGAAGACGCCCGTCGCCGTCGGTATCCTGCTCACCGTCATCGGTCTCGCGGCGTTCACGCACTTCCCCATCGTCGTCACCGCCCTCGGTGGCGTCGTCGCGATGGTCGTCACCGGCTGTCTCGACATCGACGACGCCTACGACGCGGTGTCGTGGAACGTCATCTTCCTGCTCGCGGGTATCCTCCCGCTGTCGGCCGCGCTCCAGGCGTCCGGCGGTGCGGACTACCTCGCCGACCTGCTGGTGCTGTTGGCCGAGGGAGCCGACCTGCTGCTGGTCGTCGGCGCGTTCTACGTGCTGACGGGCCTGCTCGCGAACGTCATCACGCCGGTCGCGAGCGTCGCGCTGCTGGTGCCGGTTGCGGCACAGTCCGCGAACGAACTCGGCGCCGACCCGTTCTCGTTCGTGCTCGCGGTCACGTTCGCCGGCTCGACGGCGTTCATGACGCCCATCGGCTACCAGACGAACCTGATGGTGTACGGGCCGGGCGGCTACCGGTTCACGGACTACCTGCGCGTCGGCGCGCCGCTCCAGCTGCTGCTCGCGGTCGTGACGACGCTGGGGATCGGCGTGCTGTGGCCGCCGGGGTGA
- a CDS encoding DUF5787 family protein — protein MREFAFEQRLCASLEREVDGVLARQLGGGVHSARRVLDVVVVEPGPTFDDRAAITGRSIPRRAIESDVGRGRSRDWRGAFDLPAERARGIVERAVEVGFFERDPTAGAEHVRRACRYPDGWFDRLVAVENKPDLGAPGDLETQLLKDVRLGLVDEVVLATASHVTRAHLNRLPDAVGVWRFDPETLDRSVVREATPLPVDEHGTEIVEEHAGWTEVRLASPTAKARARRRLAERAYGKGWRVDEFPGCARVRDEAAAGGGGLPRCEWKGRVVDPGNECGPDCPGFEGDDPPSVDVAGERDRRTGWVAEPDGLASRQAGLDRFG, from the coding sequence GTGCGCGAATTCGCGTTCGAACAGCGGCTCTGTGCCAGTCTGGAGCGCGAGGTCGACGGCGTGCTCGCGCGACAGCTGGGCGGCGGCGTCCACAGTGCGCGCCGGGTGCTCGACGTGGTCGTGGTCGAACCAGGCCCGACGTTCGACGACCGTGCCGCCATCACCGGGCGGTCCATCCCCCGCCGGGCCATCGAGAGCGATGTCGGGCGTGGCCGCTCGCGGGACTGGCGCGGGGCGTTCGATCTGCCGGCGGAGCGGGCCCGTGGCATCGTCGAGCGCGCCGTCGAGGTGGGCTTCTTCGAGCGCGACCCGACCGCGGGGGCGGAGCACGTCCGGCGAGCGTGTCGCTACCCGGACGGCTGGTTCGACCGGCTCGTCGCCGTCGAGAACAAGCCCGACCTCGGCGCGCCGGGCGATCTGGAGACACAGCTCCTGAAGGATGTCCGGCTGGGGCTCGTCGACGAGGTGGTGCTGGCGACGGCGAGCCACGTCACCCGGGCGCATCTGAACCGTCTCCCCGATGCGGTCGGCGTCTGGCGCTTCGACCCCGAGACGCTGGACCGCAGCGTCGTCAGGGAGGCGACGCCGCTGCCGGTCGACGAGCACGGGACCGAGATCGTCGAGGAGCACGCCGGCTGGACGGAGGTGCGCCTCGCGAGCCCGACGGCCAAGGCCCGGGCGCGACGCCGGCTGGCCGAGCGTGCCTACGGCAAGGGCTGGCGAGTCGACGAGTTCCCCGGCTGTGCGCGGGTCCGGGACGAAGCCGCCGCTGGCGGTGGTGGCCTCCCGCGTTGCGAGTGGAAGGGCCGTGTGGTCGACCCCGGCAACGAGTGCGGGCCGGACTGTCCGGGTTTCGAAGGGGACGACCCGCCGTCGGTCGACGTGGCGGGCGAACGCGACCGACGGACGGGCTGGGTGGCGGAGCCGGACGGGCTGGCGAGCAGGCAGGCGGGGCTGGACCGCTTCGGTTGA
- a CDS encoding DNA-directed RNA polymerase: protein MYKRVRLKDTVEVPPEELGDVSPDLVKKLLQDKLEGRMDEDVGSVVTVTRVHDIGEGTVLPNRPGVYYEADFDAVTFDPQMQEVVDGTVVEVVEFGAFVGIGPVDGLLHVSQISDEYLAFDHENQQLASNESNRTLGVDDAVRARIVTKSIDERNPRDSKIGLTAKQPGLGKHGWLEEDRQKREAQAGD from the coding sequence ATGTACAAACGCGTCAGGCTCAAGGACACGGTCGAGGTGCCGCCGGAGGAGCTCGGGGACGTCAGCCCGGACCTCGTGAAGAAACTGTTGCAGGACAAGCTCGAAGGTCGCATGGACGAGGACGTCGGGAGCGTCGTCACCGTGACGAGGGTCCACGACATCGGCGAGGGTACGGTCCTCCCGAACCGTCCGGGCGTCTACTACGAGGCGGACTTCGACGCCGTCACGTTCGACCCGCAGATGCAGGAGGTCGTCGACGGGACCGTCGTCGAGGTCGTCGAGTTCGGTGCCTTCGTCGGCATCGGTCCGGTCGACGGGCTGCTCCACGTCTCGCAGATCTCGGACGAGTACCTCGCGTTCGACCACGAGAACCAGCAGCTCGCCTCCAACGAGTCCAACCGCACGCTCGGTGTCGACGACGCCGTCCGGGCGCGCATCGTCACCAAGAGTATCGACGAGCGCAACCCGCGGGACTCGAAGATCGGGCTGACGGCGAAACAGCCCGGTCTCGGCAAGCACGGCTGGCTCGAGGAGGACAGACAGAAGCGCGAAGCGCAGGCGGGTGATTAG
- a CDS encoding translation initiation factor IF-2 subunit gamma — protein sequence MAGNHQQPEVNIGLVGHVDHGKTTLVQALSGEWTDQHSEEMKRGISIRLGYADATFRRCPECEEPDAYTVADHCEEHDVDTEVVRTVSFVDAPGHETLMATMLSGAAIMDGAVLVVSATEDVPQAQTEEHLMALDIIGIENIVIAQNKVDLVDADRARENYEQITEFVSGTVAEDAPIIPVSAGQEVNIDVLIDAIETRIPTPERDPDADARMHVARSFDINRPGTTWDQLKGGVIGGSLVSGRLHTDDDIEVRPGREVEEGGQTEYRPIETTIRSLQAGGQTVDEASPGGLLGVGTGLDPSYTKGDALAGQIAGPPGTLPPTWDAFTMSVDLLDRVVGDDMGEVEDINTGEPLMLTVGTATTVGAVTSAREGECEVNLKRPVCAPDGAKIAINRRVGARWRLIGVGTLQG from the coding sequence ATGGCAGGAAACCACCAACAACCGGAGGTGAACATCGGACTCGTCGGCCACGTCGACCACGGGAAGACGACACTCGTGCAGGCACTCAGCGGCGAGTGGACCGACCAGCACTCCGAGGAGATGAAGCGTGGCATCTCCATCCGCCTCGGCTACGCGGACGCCACGTTCCGCCGCTGCCCCGAGTGCGAGGAGCCCGACGCGTACACCGTCGCCGACCACTGCGAGGAACACGATGTGGACACCGAGGTCGTCCGCACGGTCTCGTTCGTCGACGCGCCCGGTCACGAGACGCTGATGGCGACGATGCTCTCCGGCGCGGCCATCATGGACGGTGCGGTCCTCGTCGTGAGCGCGACCGAGGACGTGCCCCAGGCCCAGACCGAGGAGCACCTGATGGCGCTCGACATCATCGGCATCGAGAACATCGTCATCGCCCAGAACAAGGTCGACCTCGTCGACGCCGACCGCGCCCGCGAGAACTACGAGCAGATCACGGAGTTCGTCTCGGGCACCGTCGCCGAGGACGCACCGATCATCCCGGTCAGCGCCGGGCAGGAGGTCAACATCGACGTGCTCATCGACGCCATCGAGACGCGAATCCCGACGCCCGAACGCGACCCCGACGCCGACGCACGGATGCACGTCGCGCGGTCGTTCGACATCAACCGACCGGGCACCACGTGGGACCAGCTCAAGGGCGGCGTCATCGGCGGGTCGCTCGTCAGCGGCCGGCTCCACACGGACGACGACATCGAGGTCCGCCCGGGCCGCGAGGTCGAGGAGGGCGGCCAGACGGAGTACCGTCCCATCGAGACGACCATCCGCTCGCTCCAGGCGGGCGGCCAGACCGTCGACGAGGCGTCGCCCGGCGGCCTGCTCGGTGTCGGCACCGGGCTCGACCCTTCCTACACGAAGGGTGACGCGCTCGCCGGCCAGATCGCCGGCCCTCCGGGGACGCTCCCGCCGACGTGGGACGCGTTCACGATGTCCGTCGACCTGCTCGACCGCGTCGTCGGCGACGACATGGGCGAGGTCGAGGACATCAACACCGGCGAGCCCCTGATGCTCACGGTCGGCACCGCCACCACGGTCGGTGCGGTCACCTCCGCCCGCGAGGGCGAGTGCGAGGTCAACCTCAAGCGGCCGGTGTGTGCACCCGACGGCGCGAAGATCGCCATCAACCGCCGCGTCGGCGCACGCTGGCGGCTCATCGGAGTCGGCACGCTCCAGGGATAG
- the spt4 gene encoding transcription elongation factor subunit Spt4: MAQDRVVCRECHRVNEPNNATCESCGSSSLTEDWAGYVIIAHPERSDIATEMEVTEPGKYALKVR; the protein is encoded by the coding sequence ATGGCGCAAGACAGAGTCGTCTGCCGCGAGTGCCACCGGGTGAACGAGCCGAACAACGCGACGTGTGAGTCCTGTGGCTCCAGCTCGCTGACGGAGGACTGGGCGGGCTACGTCATCATCGCCCACCCCGAGCGCTCCGACATCGCCACCGAGATGGAGGTCACGGAGCCCGGCAAGTACGCGCTGAAGGTCCGTTGA
- a CDS encoding methyl-accepting chemotaxis protein, producing MFQFLRLLVPNAIRKRYALKFAIALVLLGVVVGAVGLAATAQVEQEVEQGTNDEYTILANQEANELAKWNERNRQLTRILATSGAVDSENTTRITAMLSQRSTLEDVEAIDYVSLDDRTIEASTRGFEGQGVDSLGMSSTSALDGIEGTENPRLVDVYQNGQLQAVTYAAATGDGHAILLTMSADAYSLNLRGTVGDSGATVVMDGDGTILFDDQFASLFFGQTYDASRAGDITAVAGGSSNDSAALTTSSPDSVLDSSTYGLRDDYVVGYAPVEGTDWVVAVHKPQDEAYGVVSDISEYGLYVTGGIVLLIGLVGAVLGRNTATSIDRLRGKAEQMEEGDLNVEFETGRVDNIGQLYAGFASMRDALREQIQNANEAREAAELAQAEAEEMNRHLEQKADQYARVMQSCGDGDFTARMNSESKSEAMSDIATEFNEMIGEIETTVERLKSFASEVATASEQVTASSEEVRSASEQVTESIQEISDGAERQNQSLQNVSGEMESLSTTTEEIAASSNEVADIAERTAETGRTGRDAAEDAIEGMREIETDSEAAVEAIAELEDEMQQIDELTEFITDLAKETNMLALNANIEASRGAAGNADGEGEGFAVVAQQVKELAEDTKSAAEDIEERLESIQEQTDETAEEVQNTAARVSQNVESVERAVDALDEIAEYAQETNTGVQEISAATEEQAASTQEVVAMVDGAATISEETTSEAENVAAAAEEQTTALTEVSNSAGSLSQQASRLSEALDRFDTDATADAEGLLGEELSLDDSFDEQALDADPVTDADAGGDEPAADDVEFEFGDGADEN from the coding sequence ATGTTCCAGTTCTTACGGCTGCTCGTTCCGAACGCGATTCGGAAGCGGTATGCACTGAAATTCGCTATCGCGCTCGTTCTCCTCGGCGTCGTCGTCGGGGCGGTGGGTCTCGCGGCGACCGCACAGGTCGAACAGGAAGTCGAACAGGGGACCAACGACGAGTACACCATCCTCGCGAATCAGGAGGCGAACGAGCTCGCGAAGTGGAACGAACGGAACAGACAGCTGACACGTATCCTGGCTACCTCCGGAGCGGTCGACAGCGAGAACACGACTCGCATCACCGCGATGTTGTCACAGCGCAGTACCCTCGAGGACGTCGAGGCCATCGACTACGTCAGCCTCGACGACCGGACCATCGAGGCCAGCACCCGTGGGTTCGAGGGCCAGGGCGTCGACAGCCTCGGGATGTCCTCGACCAGCGCGCTCGACGGCATCGAGGGCACGGAGAACCCCCGTCTGGTGGACGTCTACCAGAACGGCCAGCTGCAGGCGGTCACCTACGCTGCGGCGACGGGTGACGGGCACGCCATCCTGCTGACGATGAGCGCGGACGCCTACTCGCTGAACCTGCGCGGCACCGTCGGCGACTCCGGTGCGACCGTCGTCATGGACGGCGACGGGACCATCCTCTTCGACGACCAGTTCGCGTCGCTGTTCTTCGGTCAGACCTACGACGCGAGCCGCGCCGGGGACATCACCGCCGTCGCCGGCGGCAGCAGCAACGACAGCGCGGCGCTCACCACGAGCTCGCCCGACAGCGTCCTCGACAGCAGCACGTACGGCCTCAGGGACGACTACGTCGTCGGCTACGCACCGGTCGAGGGCACCGACTGGGTCGTCGCCGTCCACAAGCCGCAGGACGAGGCCTACGGTGTCGTCTCCGACATCTCCGAGTACGGGCTGTACGTCACCGGCGGCATCGTCCTGCTCATCGGGCTGGTCGGTGCGGTGCTCGGTCGGAACACCGCGACCTCCATCGACCGCCTCCGCGGGAAGGCCGAACAGATGGAGGAGGGCGACCTGAACGTCGAGTTCGAGACCGGCCGGGTCGACAACATCGGGCAGCTGTACGCCGGCTTCGCCTCGATGCGTGACGCGCTGCGCGAGCAGATCCAGAACGCCAACGAGGCACGCGAGGCGGCGGAGCTCGCCCAGGCCGAGGCCGAGGAGATGAACCGCCACCTCGAGCAGAAGGCCGACCAGTACGCCCGGGTGATGCAGTCCTGTGGGGACGGCGACTTCACGGCCCGCATGAACTCGGAGTCCAAGTCGGAGGCGATGAGCGACATCGCGACGGAGTTCAACGAGATGATCGGCGAGATCGAGACGACCGTCGAGCGCCTCAAGAGCTTCGCGAGCGAGGTCGCGACCGCGTCCGAGCAGGTGACCGCCTCCAGCGAGGAGGTCCGCTCCGCGTCGGAGCAGGTGACCGAATCCATCCAGGAGATCTCGGACGGGGCGGAACGGCAGAATCAGAGCCTCCAGAACGTCAGCGGCGAGATGGAGAGCCTCTCGACGACCACGGAGGAGATCGCGGCCTCCTCGAACGAGGTCGCCGACATCGCAGAGCGCACCGCCGAGACCGGCCGTACCGGTCGCGACGCGGCCGAGGACGCCATCGAGGGCATGCGCGAGATCGAGACGGACTCCGAGGCCGCCGTCGAGGCCATCGCCGAGCTCGAGGACGAGATGCAGCAGATCGACGAGCTGACCGAGTTCATCACGGACCTCGCGAAGGAGACGAACATGCTCGCACTGAACGCGAACATCGAGGCCTCACGCGGTGCCGCCGGCAACGCCGACGGCGAGGGCGAAGGCTTCGCGGTCGTCGCCCAGCAGGTCAAGGAGCTCGCGGAAGACACCAAATCCGCGGCCGAGGACATCGAGGAACGCCTCGAGAGCATCCAGGAACAGACCGACGAGACCGCAGAGGAGGTCCAGAACACGGCGGCTCGCGTCTCCCAGAACGTCGAGTCCGTCGAACGCGCGGTCGACGCGCTGGACGAGATCGCCGAGTACGCCCAGGAGACCAACACGGGCGTCCAGGAGATCTCGGCGGCGACCGAGGAGCAGGCGGCGTCCACGCAGGAGGTCGTGGCGATGGTCGACGGCGCGGCGACCATCTCCGAGGAGACCACCAGCGAGGCCGAGAACGTCGCCGCGGCCGCGGAGGAGCAGACCACCGCGCTCACCGAGGTGTCCAACAGCGCGGGCTCGCTCAGCCAGCAGGCGTCCCGCCTGAGCGAGGCCCTCGACCGCTTCGACACGGACGCCACCGCCGACGCGGAGGGCCTGCTCGGCGAGGAGCTCAGTCTCGACGACTCGTTCGACGAACAGGCGCTCGACGCCGACCCGGTAACGGACGCCGACGCTGGCGGGGACGAGCCGGCGGCTGACGACGTGGAGTTCGAGTTCGGCGACGGGGCCGACGAGAACTAG
- a CDS encoding 30S ribosomal protein S24e, which produces MDIEILSEEENPMLHRTDVKFEMAHEEATPSRLSVRDSLAAMLNKDADEVVIRKLDTKFGMRKTVGHAKVYDTADRARDVEQDHMLDRNKIGADDAGEEAEEA; this is translated from the coding sequence ATGGACATCGAGATACTCTCTGAGGAGGAGAACCCCATGTTGCACCGAACGGACGTCAAGTTCGAGATGGCTCACGAGGAGGCGACCCCGTCCCGTCTCTCGGTTCGTGACAGCCTCGCGGCCATGCTGAACAAGGACGCGGACGAGGTCGTCATCCGCAAGCTCGACACGAAGTTCGGGATGCGCAAGACCGTCGGCCACGCGAAGGTGTACGACACCGCAGATCGCGCCCGCGACGTCGAGCAGGACCACATGCTCGACCGCAACAAGATCGGCGCCGACGACGCCGGCGAGGAAGCGGAGGAGGCCTGA
- a CDS encoding GTP-dependent dephospho-CoA kinase family protein: protein MSGDSDGTVLLTLPESLRSAFKEPLGPVETDANTLLQDVSGPLVAVGDIVTYHFVSAGRQPDVALVDERTKRAPVDDAVREAVVDADVSVPNPAGTITEELLVALREALEDGETTTIFVDGEEDLATLPAVLLAPEGASVVYGQPDEGMVHVEVTAENKREMRSLLDRMDGDHGRVAELL, encoded by the coding sequence GTGAGCGGGGACAGCGACGGGACGGTCCTACTGACGCTGCCCGAGTCGCTCCGCAGCGCGTTCAAGGAGCCGCTGGGCCCGGTCGAGACCGACGCGAACACACTTCTGCAGGACGTTTCGGGGCCGCTCGTCGCCGTCGGCGACATCGTCACCTACCACTTCGTGAGTGCCGGGCGACAGCCCGACGTGGCGCTGGTCGACGAGCGCACGAAGCGCGCACCGGTCGACGACGCCGTCCGCGAGGCGGTCGTCGACGCCGACGTGAGCGTGCCGAACCCCGCAGGCACCATCACCGAGGAGCTGCTCGTCGCGCTCCGCGAGGCGCTCGAAGACGGCGAGACGACGACCATCTTCGTCGACGGCGAGGAGGACCTCGCGACGCTCCCCGCGGTCCTGCTCGCGCCCGAGGGTGCGAGCGTCGTCTACGGCCAGCCCGACGAAGGCATGGTCCACGTCGAAGTGACGGCGGAGAACAAGCGGGAGATGCGTTCGTTGCTCGACCGGATGGACGGCGACCACGGGCGGGTCGCCGAGCTGCTCTAG